From one Streptomyces sp. N50 genomic stretch:
- a CDS encoding transglycosylase domain-containing protein, with translation MPSWRLVSGLCLFFFGSLVAAVGVGYAMVQVPSENIAAKSQNNVYYWSNGDQMVATGTGANRQNITIDQIPQAMQWSVISAENKSFYTDSGVDPMGIARALANMARGGQTQGGSTITQQFVKNTYLSQEQTVTRKFKEMFISIKVGTKFSKEQILQGYLNTSYYGRGAYGIQAAAQTYYGVDAVKLTPSQCAFLAALLKGPTYYDPIGATNIDPAADSKSNTARSKARWSWILEQMHDDKRITDAEYQTAIKKYPMPQGLKATKGMTGQISYLVDTAKKYVLNHSNISQTEFDKGGYQIYTTFQKDKVNELSAAVKKIQKERIDPKKRSLDKYVQFGAASVVPKDGAIVALYGGDGYENGHFTNNADTSGVPVGSTWKPFVLAAAMEYGTYKTDGVGISPLSKYNGDDHLKVRNQDGTNVLNKDGSIFYQNNESNYPWGYITLRKAMEQSINTPFVQLGMDVGNSKVRDVAKASGILDDSFATLNPSFAIGTSTPSAIRMADAYATFAASGKQADPYSVTAVKEGGQPVAGFAKPTVKQAMPENVANNVTNTLENVIQNGTAENAKVLGRSAAGKTGTTDSNKSAWFVGYTQQLSTSIAMFRENPKDAQLLSMNGTAGVASIHGGDIPTAVWTEYMEAALKGKSDPGFPDATKIDKVSNEDGAPTPTPTPVVTPSETPSETPSETPSETPSSTPSATESCKFSWQCSDDGGTDGGTTSTPTDTATATESSGTSRGGDNGGLFGGSTG, from the coding sequence ATGCCCTCCTGGAGACTTGTCTCCGGCCTGTGCCTGTTCTTCTTCGGCAGCCTGGTGGCCGCGGTCGGCGTCGGGTACGCCATGGTCCAGGTACCCAGCGAGAACATCGCGGCCAAGTCGCAGAACAACGTCTACTACTGGTCCAACGGCGACCAGATGGTCGCCACGGGCACCGGGGCGAACCGGCAGAACATCACCATCGACCAGATCCCCCAGGCCATGCAGTGGTCGGTGATCTCGGCCGAGAACAAGAGTTTCTACACGGACTCGGGCGTCGACCCCATGGGGATCGCCCGAGCCCTGGCCAACATGGCCCGGGGCGGTCAGACGCAGGGTGGCTCGACGATCACCCAACAGTTCGTCAAGAACACCTACTTGAGCCAGGAACAGACGGTCACCCGTAAGTTCAAGGAGATGTTCATCTCCATCAAGGTGGGGACGAAGTTCAGCAAGGAACAGATCCTGCAGGGCTATCTGAACACCTCCTACTACGGCCGTGGCGCCTACGGCATACAGGCCGCCGCGCAGACGTACTACGGCGTGGACGCGGTCAAGCTGACGCCGAGCCAGTGCGCCTTCCTGGCGGCTCTGTTGAAGGGGCCGACGTACTACGACCCCATCGGTGCCACGAACATCGACCCTGCGGCGGATTCCAAGTCCAACACCGCCCGCTCCAAGGCGCGTTGGAGCTGGATCCTCGAGCAGATGCACGACGACAAGCGCATCACGGACGCCGAGTACCAGACGGCCATCAAGAAGTACCCCATGCCTCAGGGGCTCAAGGCGACCAAGGGCATGACCGGCCAGATCAGCTACCTGGTGGACACGGCCAAGAAGTACGTCCTGAACCACTCGAACATCTCGCAGACCGAGTTCGACAAGGGCGGCTACCAGATCTACACGACCTTCCAGAAGGACAAGGTCAACGAGCTGAGCGCGGCCGTGAAGAAGATCCAGAAGGAGCGCATCGATCCGAAGAAGCGCAGCCTGGACAAGTACGTGCAGTTCGGCGCGGCATCGGTGGTGCCCAAGGACGGAGCGATCGTCGCCCTCTACGGCGGTGACGGCTACGAGAACGGCCACTTCACCAACAACGCCGACACCTCGGGTGTCCCCGTGGGATCGACCTGGAAGCCGTTCGTGCTCGCCGCCGCCATGGAGTACGGCACGTACAAGACCGACGGCGTCGGTATCTCGCCGCTCAGCAAGTACAACGGTGACGACCATCTCAAGGTCAGAAACCAGGACGGCACGAATGTCCTGAACAAGGACGGTTCGATCTTCTACCAGAACAACGAGAGCAACTACCCCTGGGGTTACATCACGCTGCGCAAGGCGATGGAGCAGTCCATCAACACGCCGTTCGTGCAGTTGGGCATGGATGTGGGGAACTCGAAGGTGCGGGACGTGGCCAAGGCGTCCGGGATACTGGACGACAGTTTCGCCACGCTGAACCCGTCCTTCGCCATCGGTACCTCGACCCCCAGCGCGATCCGGATGGCCGACGCGTACGCGACGTTCGCCGCGTCCGGCAAGCAGGCGGACCCGTACTCGGTGACGGCCGTGAAGGAGGGCGGACAGCCGGTGGCCGGTTTCGCCAAGCCGACTGTGAAGCAGGCGATGCCGGAGAACGTGGCGAACAACGTCACGAACACCCTGGAGAACGTCATCCAGAACGGTACGGCCGAGAACGCGAAGGTCCTGGGTCGCTCGGCGGCCGGCAAGACCGGTACCACCGACAGCAACAAGTCGGCCTGGTTCGTCGGCTACACCCAGCAGCTCTCCACGTCGATCGCGATGTTCAGGGAGAACCCCAAGGACGCCCAACTGCTGTCCATGAACGGCACGGCAGGCGTGGCGTCCATCCACGGTGGTGACATCCCGACAGCGGTGTGGACCGAGTACATGGAGGCCGCGCTGAAGGGGAAGTCCGACCCCGGCTTCCCGGACGCCACCAAGATCGACAAGGTGTCGAACGAGGACGGCGCTCCGACTCCCACTCCGACGCCCGTGGTGACGCCGAGTGAGACGCCCAGCGAGACTCCTAGCGAGACGCCCAGCGAGACGCCGAGTTCGACACCTTCGGCCACCGAGTCCTGCAAGTTCAGCTGGCAGTGCAGCGATGACGGTGGCACCGACGGAGGTACGACGTCCACGCCGACGGACACGGCCACTGCCACGGAATCCAGCGGCACCAGCAGAGGCGGCGACAACGGAGGCCTCTTCGGAGGCTCGACCGGTTAG
- a CDS encoding glycosyltransferase family 87 protein, giving the protein MPSAELTPTSVHEPDPVRPTKDDQVAAAGSELIGGPIGRRALLGTSWWTPVRVVALVAIGMFALGLVQKAPCYTSGWFFGASSQYTHACYSDIPHLYQGRGFADGLVPYFDKLPGDMQYLEYPVLTGVFMEVAAWLTPGSGTIQHQEQWYWMVNAGMLMVCAAVIVVCVSRTHARRPWDGLLVALAPAFALTATINWDLLAVALTAAAMVMWSRGRSLAFGVLLGLATAAKLYPVFLLGPLFLLCWRAGKWRDFGKAFGGTAVAWLAVNLPVMLFAFDGWSKFYTFSQERGVDFGSFWLILAQNSSDPLSTDTVNTFATLLMLLCCGGIAALTMTAPRRPRFAQLAFLIVAAFIVTNKVYSPQYVLWLVPLAVLARPKWRDFLIWQACEVAYFLGIWMYLAYTTSGDAHKGLPTDGYHWAIGLHILGTLYLCAVIVRDILMPERDVVRLAGDDDPSGGVLDRAEDVFVFGAAARPGRHAAHFDGPQVEWGSEEPADRSL; this is encoded by the coding sequence ATGCCCAGTGCAGAACTGACGCCCACGAGCGTGCACGAGCCGGACCCGGTACGGCCGACCAAGGACGACCAGGTCGCCGCCGCCGGGAGTGAACTGATCGGTGGCCCCATCGGCCGGCGCGCTCTCCTGGGGACGTCCTGGTGGACTCCCGTACGGGTCGTCGCGCTGGTGGCGATCGGCATGTTCGCCCTCGGCTTGGTCCAGAAGGCGCCCTGCTACACCAGCGGTTGGTTCTTCGGGGCCAGCTCGCAGTACACGCACGCGTGCTACTCGGACATCCCGCACCTGTATCAGGGGCGCGGTTTCGCCGACGGTCTCGTGCCGTACTTCGACAAGCTGCCCGGCGACATGCAGTACCTCGAATACCCGGTGCTGACCGGCGTGTTCATGGAGGTGGCCGCCTGGCTCACGCCGGGCAGCGGCACCATCCAGCACCAGGAACAGTGGTACTGGATGGTCAATGCCGGAATGCTGATGGTCTGCGCGGCCGTCATCGTCGTCTGCGTCAGCCGCACGCACGCCCGTCGGCCCTGGGACGGTCTGCTGGTCGCCCTGGCACCCGCCTTCGCGCTGACCGCCACCATCAACTGGGACCTGCTGGCGGTCGCTCTGACGGCCGCGGCGATGGTGATGTGGTCTCGGGGCCGTTCCCTCGCGTTCGGCGTCCTGTTGGGCCTTGCCACGGCCGCCAAGCTGTATCCCGTCTTCCTGCTCGGCCCGCTGTTCCTGCTGTGCTGGCGCGCGGGCAAGTGGCGGGACTTCGGGAAGGCGTTCGGAGGAACTGCCGTCGCCTGGCTGGCGGTGAACCTGCCGGTGATGCTCTTCGCCTTCGACGGCTGGTCGAAGTTCTACACGTTCAGCCAGGAACGGGGCGTCGACTTCGGGTCCTTCTGGCTGATCCTGGCGCAGAACTCCAGCGACCCGCTCAGCACCGACACGGTCAACACGTTCGCCACGCTGCTGATGCTGCTGTGCTGCGGAGGCATCGCGGCGCTCACGATGACAGCCCCGCGCCGGCCGCGCTTCGCCCAGCTGGCCTTCCTGATCGTCGCGGCGTTCATCGTGACCAACAAGGTCTACTCGCCGCAGTACGTGCTGTGGTTGGTCCCCCTGGCGGTGCTGGCCCGGCCGAAGTGGCGGGACTTCCTGATCTGGCAGGCGTGCGAGGTGGCGTACTTCCTCGGGATCTGGATGTACCTCGCCTACACGACCAGCGGAGACGCCCACAAGGGCCTGCCGACCGACGGCTACCACTGGGCCATCGGCCTGCACATCCTGGGCACGCTCTACCTGTGTGCCGTGATCGTGCGGGACATCCTCATGCCGGAGCGGGACGTGGTGCGCCTGGCGGGCGACGACGACCCCTCCGGCGGGGTGCTCGACAGGGCGGAGGACGTCTTCGTCTTCGGGGCCGCAGCCCGACCCGGGCGGCACGCGGCCCACTTCGACGGACCACAGGTGGAGTGGGGCAGCGAGGAGCCGGCTGACCGTTCGCTCTGA
- a CDS encoding inositol-3-phosphate synthase, with protein sequence MGSVRVAIVGVGNCAASLVQGVEYYKDADPAAKVPGLMHVQFGDYHVGDVEFVAAFDVDAKKVGLDLSDAIGASENNTIKICDVPNKGVTVQRGHTLDGLGKYYRMTIEESDETPVDVVQILKDKQVDVLICYLPVGSEDAAKFYAQCAIDAKVAFVNALPVFIAGTKEWADKFTEAGVPIVGDDIKSQVGATITHRVMAKLFEDRGVRLERTMQLNVGGNMDFKNMLERDRLESKKISKTQAVTSQIPDRDLGEKNVHIGPSDYVQWLDDRKWAYVRLEGRAFGDVPLNLEYKLEVWDSPNSAGVIIDALRAAKIAKDRGIGGPILSASSYFMKSPPVQYFDDEAYANVEKFIKGEVER encoded by the coding sequence ATGGGTTCGGTTCGCGTAGCCATCGTCGGCGTGGGCAACTGCGCCGCCTCACTGGTACAGGGCGTCGAGTACTACAAGGACGCCGACCCGGCGGCCAAGGTGCCCGGCCTGATGCACGTCCAGTTCGGCGACTACCACGTCGGTGACGTCGAGTTCGTCGCCGCGTTCGACGTCGACGCGAAGAAGGTCGGCCTCGACCTCTCCGACGCCATCGGTGCCAGTGAGAACAACACCATCAAGATCTGCGACGTCCCGAACAAGGGCGTCACGGTCCAGCGCGGTCACACCCTCGACGGCCTGGGCAAGTACTACCGCATGACGATCGAGGAGTCCGACGAGACCCCGGTCGACGTCGTCCAGATCCTCAAGGACAAGCAGGTCGACGTCCTGATCTGCTACCTGCCCGTCGGTTCCGAGGACGCGGCGAAGTTCTACGCCCAGTGCGCCATCGACGCCAAGGTCGCCTTCGTCAACGCCCTCCCGGTCTTCATCGCCGGCACCAAGGAGTGGGCCGACAAGTTCACCGAGGCCGGTGTCCCGATCGTCGGCGACGACATCAAGTCGCAGGTCGGCGCCACCATCACGCACCGTGTGATGGCGAAGCTGTTCGAGGACCGCGGCGTCCGCCTCGAGCGCACGATGCAGCTCAACGTCGGCGGCAACATGGACTTCAAGAACATGCTGGAGCGCGACCGCCTCGAGTCCAAGAAGATCTCGAAGACGCAGGCCGTCACCTCGCAGATCCCGGACCGCGACCTGGGCGAGAAGAACGTCCACATCGGCCCGTCGGACTACGTCCAGTGGCTCGACGACCGCAAGTGGGCCTACGTCCGCCTCGAAGGCCGCGCCTTCGGCGACGTCCCGCTGAACCTGGAATACAAGCTCGAGGTCTGGGACTCCCCGAACTCCGCGGGTGTCATCATCGACGCCCTGCGCGCCGCGAAGATCGCCAAGGACCGCGGCATCGGCGGCCCGATCCTCTCCGCGTCGAGCTACTTCATGAAGTCCCCGCCGGTCCAGTACTTCGACGACGAGGCCTACGCCAACGTCGAGAAGTTCATCAAGGGCGAGGTCGAGCGCTAG
- a CDS encoding MFS transporter: MAVVRDLRILLRFQGFRRLLAVRLLSQGADGVYQVALAAYVVFSPEKQTSAAAIASAMAVLLLPYSLIGPFAGVLLDRWRRRQVFLYGNLLRALLAALTAVLMLSHVPDWLFYVSALCVTAVNRFVLAGLSAALPRVVDDERLVVANSLSPTAGTLAATVGGGLAFLVRLLVADTDAAVVLLGAALYLCAALTSLRMAPELLGPDRALTQPRLATALAGTARDLTAAVRHLAAPQRREAVWALVAMTLMRFCYGALTVLLLMLCRYALSSTPDDGLRLLGLALGVSGAGFFVAAVVTPWAAGRLGPGRWIAVCAAGAALLEPALGLPFATAPMLAAAFVLGLTTQGAKIATDTIVQFSVDDGFRGRIFSVYDVLFNVAFVGAAAMAALMLPPDGRSAVLVLTVAVVYGAVAVTMAHFERRTVSHH, translated from the coding sequence ATGGCCGTCGTCCGTGACCTGCGCATCCTCCTGCGCTTCCAGGGCTTCCGCCGCCTGCTCGCCGTACGCCTGCTCTCCCAGGGCGCGGACGGCGTCTACCAGGTCGCACTCGCCGCCTACGTCGTCTTCTCCCCGGAGAAACAGACCTCGGCCGCCGCGATCGCCTCCGCGATGGCGGTCCTGCTCCTCCCGTACTCCCTCATCGGCCCCTTCGCCGGCGTCCTCCTGGACCGCTGGCGCCGCCGCCAGGTCTTCCTCTACGGCAACCTCCTGCGCGCCCTGCTGGCCGCGCTGACAGCCGTCCTGATGCTGAGTCACGTCCCGGACTGGCTCTTCTACGTCTCCGCCCTGTGCGTCACGGCGGTCAACCGCTTCGTCCTCGCCGGCCTGTCCGCCGCCCTTCCGCGCGTGGTCGACGACGAACGCCTGGTCGTCGCCAACTCCCTTTCCCCCACGGCCGGAACACTGGCGGCGACGGTGGGCGGCGGCCTGGCCTTCCTCGTCCGGCTGCTGGTCGCGGACACCGACGCCGCGGTGGTCCTGCTGGGAGCGGCCCTCTACCTCTGCGCGGCCCTCACGTCCTTGCGCATGGCACCCGAACTCCTCGGCCCCGACCGCGCGTTGACCCAGCCCCGACTGGCTACGGCACTCGCCGGCACCGCCCGGGACCTGACGGCGGCGGTACGCCATCTCGCCGCGCCTCAGCGCAGGGAAGCGGTCTGGGCTCTCGTCGCGATGACCCTGATGCGCTTCTGCTACGGCGCCCTGACCGTCCTGCTGCTGATGCTCTGCCGCTACGCCCTCTCCTCGACCCCGGACGACGGACTGCGCCTGCTGGGGCTGGCGTTGGGGGTCTCCGGCGCCGGCTTCTTCGTGGCGGCCGTGGTGACGCCCTGGGCCGCGGGACGGCTCGGACCCGGCCGCTGGATCGCCGTGTGCGCCGCGGGAGCCGCTCTCCTGGAGCCGGCGCTCGGCCTCCCGTTCGCCACCGCCCCCATGCTGGCGGCGGCCTTCGTCCTGGGCCTGACCACACAGGGCGCGAAGATCGCCACGGACACGATCGTGCAGTTCTCGGTCGACGACGGCTTCCGCGGCCGCATCTTCTCCGTCTACGACGTCCTGTTCAACGTCGCCTTCGTCGGTGCCGCCGCGATGGCCGCCCTGATGCTTCCCCCTGACGGGCGCTCAGCGGTGCTGGTGCTCACCGTGGCCGTCGTCTACGGAGCGGTTGCTGTGACTATGGCCCACTTTGAGCGCCGGACAGTGTCACATCACTGA
- a CDS encoding PadR family transcriptional regulator produces the protein MSRRSGILEFAILGLLRESPMHGYELRKRLNTSLGVFRAFSYGTLYPCLKTLVANGWLIEETGNTPEDALTATLAGRRAKIVYRLTAEGKEHFEELLSQTGPDAYEDEHFAARFAFFGQTSRDVRMRVLEGRRSRLEERLDKMRTSLARTRERLDDYTLELQRHGMESVEREVRWLNELIESERAGRDLKGPASGGSAQQDSTSGESGGLPRLGGATPGPDPSDETTT, from the coding sequence GTGAGCAGACGCTCCGGCATCCTCGAGTTCGCCATCCTCGGCCTGCTCCGCGAATCCCCGATGCACGGCTACGAGCTGCGCAAACGACTCAACACCTCGCTGGGTGTGTTCCGTGCGTTCAGCTACGGGACGCTCTACCCCTGCCTCAAGACGCTGGTCGCCAACGGCTGGTTGATCGAGGAGACGGGGAACACCCCCGAGGACGCCCTTACCGCCACCCTCGCGGGACGTCGCGCCAAGATCGTCTACCGGTTGACGGCGGAAGGTAAGGAGCACTTCGAGGAGCTGCTCTCGCAGACGGGGCCCGACGCGTACGAGGACGAACATTTCGCCGCTCGTTTCGCCTTCTTCGGGCAGACGTCACGCGACGTACGCATGCGCGTACTGGAAGGTCGCCGCAGCCGGCTGGAGGAGCGTCTCGACAAGATGCGCACCTCCCTGGCGCGGACCCGGGAGCGCCTCGACGACTACACGCTTGAGCTGCAGCGCCACGGAATGGAGTCCGTGGAGCGCGAAGTGCGCTGGCTGAACGAGCTCATCGAGAGCGAGCGTGCCGGACGGGACCTGAAGGGTCCCGCCTCCGGAGGCTCCGCTCAGCAGGACAGCACATCTGGGGAGTCGGGCGGCCTGCCCCGGCTCGGGGGCGCCACCCCCGGGCCGGATCCGTCCGACGAAACCACCACATGA
- a CDS encoding CCA tRNA nucleotidyltransferase, with product MPNANEDNPSALSQVQHRAVSELLRVAPVADDLARRFQEAGFSLALVGGSVRDALLERLGNDLDFTTDARPEDVLKIVRPWADAVWEVGIAFGTVGAQKDGYQIEVTTYRSEVYDRTSRKPEVSYGDSIEEDLVRRDFTVNAMAVALPEKVFIDPHGGLGDLAARVLRTPGTPEASFSDDPLRMMRAARFAAQLDFEVAPEVVAAMTEMSGRIEIVSAERVRDELNKLILSAHPRKGLALLVDTGLADHVLPELPALRLESDEHHRHKDVYEHTLIVLEQAIELEENGPDLTLRLAALLHDIGKPRTRRFENDGRVSFHHHEVVGAKMTKKRMLALKYSNDLVKDVSRLVELHLRFHGYGTGEWTDSAVRRYVRDAGPLLDRLHKLTRSDCTTRNKRRAAALSRAYDGLEERIAQLQEQEELDSIRPDLDGNQIMEILGVTPGPVIGRAYKFLLELRLENGPMEHEAAVAALKEWWAAEG from the coding sequence GTGCCGAACGCCAACGAAGACAACCCCAGTGCCCTGAGCCAGGTGCAGCACCGCGCGGTGAGCGAGCTGCTGCGGGTGGCTCCCGTCGCCGACGACCTCGCCCGCCGTTTCCAGGAGGCCGGGTTCTCCCTCGCCCTGGTCGGCGGCTCGGTCCGGGACGCGCTGCTCGAGCGGCTCGGCAACGACCTGGACTTCACGACGGACGCCCGCCCCGAGGACGTACTGAAGATCGTCCGGCCGTGGGCGGACGCCGTGTGGGAGGTCGGGATCGCCTTCGGCACGGTGGGGGCGCAGAAGGACGGCTACCAGATCGAGGTGACCACTTACCGGTCCGAGGTGTACGACCGCACCTCGCGCAAGCCTGAGGTGTCGTACGGCGACTCCATCGAGGAGGACCTCGTCCGCCGTGACTTCACGGTGAACGCGATGGCTGTCGCGCTCCCGGAGAAGGTGTTCATCGACCCGCATGGCGGTCTCGGCGACCTGGCGGCCCGGGTGCTGCGGACCCCGGGCACTCCCGAGGCGTCCTTCTCCGACGACCCCCTGCGGATGATGCGGGCGGCACGCTTCGCCGCGCAGCTCGACTTCGAGGTCGCTCCCGAGGTCGTCGCGGCGATGACGGAGATGTCCGGGCGGATCGAGATCGTCTCGGCCGAGCGGGTGCGGGACGAGCTGAACAAGCTGATCCTCTCCGCGCACCCCCGCAAGGGGCTGGCCCTGCTGGTCGACACCGGACTCGCCGACCACGTCCTGCCCGAGCTTCCCGCCCTCCGCCTGGAGAGCGACGAGCACCACCGGCACAAGGACGTCTACGAACACACGCTGATCGTTCTGGAGCAGGCGATCGAACTGGAGGAGAACGGTCCCGACCTCACCCTCCGCCTCGCCGCCCTGCTGCACGACATCGGCAAGCCGCGCACCCGTCGCTTCGAGAACGACGGCCGGGTCTCGTTCCACCACCACGAGGTGGTCGGCGCGAAGATGACCAAGAAGCGCATGCTGGCGCTCAAGTACTCCAACGACCTGGTGAAGGACGTCTCCCGACTCGTCGAACTCCACCTGCGTTTCCACGGCTACGGCACCGGCGAGTGGACCGACTCGGCTGTCCGCCGCTATGTCCGTGACGCCGGCCCGCTCCTCGACCGCCTCCACAAGCTGACCCGCTCGGACTGCACCACACGGAACAAGCGCAGGGCCGCCGCGCTGTCCCGTGCGTACGACGGTCTGGAGGAACGCATCGCTCAACTGCAGGAGCAGGAGGAGCTGGACTCGATCCGTCCCGACCTCGACGGCAACCAGATCATGGAGATCCTGGGCGTCACACCCGGGCCGGTCATCGGCCGTGCGTACAAGTTCCTGCTGGAACTGCGGCTGGAGAACGGGCCGATGGAGCATGAGGCGGCGGTGGCCGCACTCAAGGAGTGGTGGGCCGCGGAGGGCTGA
- a CDS encoding DUF6049 family protein — translation MAEAADFQGTSPSPARRWLRRTGALLAGAPLLAGLLQLSAAAPAGAAEQTSAKAASGSQTVSVSLDTLSPSIPTDGDTLTVSGTVTNNGKQAVTDAHVGLRLGQALSTRSAIDTVAKRTDFIQGVDGSEVGDKYTEQFSKLTPGVAEPFTLSVPVDKLDLGDDGVYPLGVSLSGQTSAQPWEQVLGIQRTFLPWQPDEADTKTKTTYLWPLVSGVHMTAQTGSNEQQTPVFRNDDLAKEIAPGGRLDQMLSLGKDLDVTWVIDPDLLASVDAMTRSYKIQGDGDTTTTGTHQAVAKAWLAELQTAVADKEVVALPFADPDLASLAHNGTSVTGSLSHLKDATDVAASTVETVLHVTPNTDFAWPVNGAVDPSIIKVATSAGADKVIARSDSLQETGGLSYTPSAARPIGGGTTAVVADARLSTAFEGDLTKAGDATLAEQQFLAQSLALDLQTDKQRSIVVAPQRMPTGSQAQTMAEALTTLQGSTWTESQDLAAAAKAKPDPSATTKIPSSSSYPSSLRRQELPKAAFEQIAATQDRLDNFRVILTDESRVVTPFGRAMNREMSTSWRGQAGEAANFRQSVLNYLDDLTNQVKLIDKSETKLSGRSATIPVTVQNNLVQGVQHLVLRLTSTSPTRLKIGGNAYTQQRVTVNGGHSQSVKFTTSANANGKVTVIAQLYTEDGQEYGQAVSFDVKVTEVTATVMLVIGGGVLLLVLAGFRMYTHRKRAVARQAEEGPDGPDDEATEEPDGPENPEGPQDRLKEESGAPSRADDPAEHPSDPTPDTAPESADPSGTGERVDR, via the coding sequence GTGGCCGAGGCGGCAGACTTCCAGGGGACGAGTCCCTCACCTGCCCGCCGGTGGCTGCGGCGCACCGGCGCACTGCTCGCCGGGGCGCCTCTGCTGGCCGGCCTCCTCCAGCTGTCCGCCGCCGCGCCCGCCGGTGCGGCCGAGCAGACGTCCGCGAAGGCCGCCTCCGGCTCGCAGACGGTCTCCGTCTCCCTGGACACGCTCAGCCCCAGCATCCCCACCGACGGAGACACACTGACCGTCTCCGGGACGGTGACCAACAACGGCAAGCAGGCGGTCACCGACGCCCATGTGGGCCTGCGCCTGGGCCAGGCGCTGAGCACCCGCTCGGCGATCGACACCGTCGCCAAGCGCACCGACTTCATCCAGGGCGTCGACGGCTCGGAGGTCGGCGACAAGTACACCGAGCAGTTCTCCAAGCTCACTCCGGGCGTCGCCGAGCCCTTCACCCTCTCGGTGCCGGTCGACAAGCTGGACCTCGGTGACGACGGCGTCTACCCGCTCGGGGTCTCGCTCTCCGGCCAGACCTCGGCGCAGCCGTGGGAGCAGGTGCTGGGCATCCAGCGGACGTTCCTGCCGTGGCAGCCCGACGAGGCGGACACGAAGACTAAGACGACGTATCTGTGGCCGCTCGTCTCCGGCGTCCACATGACGGCGCAGACGGGTTCCAACGAACAGCAGACACCGGTCTTCCGCAACGACGACCTCGCCAAGGAGATCGCCCCGGGCGGTCGCCTCGACCAGATGCTGTCGCTGGGCAAGGATCTCGACGTCACCTGGGTGATCGACCCGGACCTGCTGGCCTCCGTCGACGCGATGACCCGCAGCTACAAGATCCAGGGAGACGGCGACACCACGACGACGGGCACCCACCAGGCGGTCGCCAAGGCGTGGCTCGCCGAGCTGCAGACTGCGGTCGCCGACAAGGAGGTCGTAGCCCTCCCCTTCGCCGACCCGGATCTGGCGTCCCTCGCCCACAACGGCACCAGCGTCACCGGCTCGCTGAGCCACCTCAAGGACGCCACGGACGTCGCCGCGAGCACCGTGGAGACGGTGCTGCACGTGACGCCGAACACGGACTTCGCGTGGCCGGTGAACGGCGCCGTGGACCCGTCGATCATCAAAGTCGCCACCTCGGCCGGCGCCGACAAGGTGATCGCCCGCAGCGACAGCCTCCAGGAGACCGGCGGCCTGTCGTACACGCCCTCCGCGGCCCGCCCCATCGGCGGCGGTACGACGGCGGTGGTCGCGGACGCACGGCTCTCGACGGCGTTCGAGGGCGATCTGACGAAGGCCGGGGACGCCACGCTCGCCGAGCAGCAGTTCCTCGCCCAGAGCCTGGCGCTGGACCTGCAGACGGACAAGCAGCGCAGCATCGTCGTCGCCCCGCAGCGCATGCCGACCGGGAGCCAGGCCCAGACGATGGCCGAGGCACTGACGACCCTCCAGGGCAGCACCTGGACCGAGTCGCAGGATCTCGCCGCGGCGGCCAAGGCCAAGCCCGACCCGAGCGCCACGACGAAGATCCCGTCGTCCTCCTCGTACCCCTCCTCCCTGCGCAGGCAGGAGCTGCCGAAGGCGGCCTTCGAGCAGATCGCGGCCACCCAGGACAGGCTCGACAACTTCCGGGTGATCCTCACCGACGAGTCCCGGGTCGTGACCCCGTTCGGGCGGGCCATGAACCGCGAGATGTCCACGTCGTGGCGGGGACAGGCGGGCGAGGCGGCGAACTTCCGCCAGAGCGTGCTGAACTATCTCGACGACCTCACCAACCAGGTGAAGCTGATCGACAAGTCCGAGACCAAGCTCTCGGGCCGCAGCGCCACGATCCCCGTGACCGTGCAGAACAACCTGGTGCAGGGCGTCCAACACCTGGTGCTGCGCCTCACCTCGACGAGCCCCACGCGCCTGAAGATCGGCGGCAACGCCTACACGCAGCAGCGGGTCACGGTCAACGGCGGACACAGCCAGTCCGTGAAGTTCACCACCTCGGCCAACGCCAACGGCAAGGTCACCGTGATCGCGCAGCTGTACACGGAGGACGGCCAGGAGTACGGCCAGGCCGTCAGCTTCGACGTGAAGGTCACCGAGGTCACGGCCACCGTCATGCTGGTCATCGGCGGCGGTGTCCTGCTGCTCGTCCTCGCCGGCTTCCGGATGTACACCCACCGCAAGCGCGCCGTCGCCCGCCAGGCCGAGGAGGGTCCCGACGGACCCGACGACGAAGCAACCGAGGAACCTGACGGCCCGGAGAACCCTGAAGGCCCCCAGGACCGTCTCAAGGAGGAGTCCGGCGCTCCGTCCCGGGCAGACGACCCGGCGGAGCACCCGAGTGACCCGACACCGGACACCGCACCGGAAAGCGCCGACCCGTCCGGCACGGGTGAGAGAGTGGACCGTTGA